The Pseudoliparis swirei isolate HS2019 ecotype Mariana Trench chromosome 19, NWPU_hadal_v1, whole genome shotgun sequence genomic sequence CTAACGAGACCCAACAGAACGGCTACTGAAGACGTTCTCTTCGCTTGATTTTTTCAACTGACTTTAGCAGCTTACATAACAGACACTTTTGCTGTTattgcattaaaataaaataaaaaatgttggccTGGCGGGGGTTCCCGTTGGCCGAGCAACCAGCCTGTGACGTTTACGCTTATTTCTTCTAGGTCCTtgagcaaaagagagagagggagagagagagagagagagagagagagagagagagagagagagagagagagagagagagaatatactGTTTAATCGACATACATCTTACTCTGGTGTCGTTTGGGCATGCTGGGAAACATCTGTCTCTCTGCAGCCCGGCGGCTCTCTCCTGTCACTTTTGTCTATCACAGAAGTTATTTACTTTGCTCTTCATATCAACTTTGTTTTTATGTCATCACTTCACATTATTCTGATAAGGGAACGCTTTTTTCTGTATTTCATGTCATAAGTAAATGACTCTGGCTGTACCAGCAGCGTGGGGAaatttacaaacatttcattaagaccccaaggaaccatatcaacttgtggaaaaatgggcataatatgggtcctttaacaCTGAAAGCAAACATATCCTTACTCTTTCATCTcaggttatgtaaatatatgtctTCCCATGCAgcataaacaaaaaaagaaggctCAGATTACTAGTCTGGACAACATCTATAAATTGTACAAAATGTAAAAGtttgaatttgttttaaagctCTCGGTCAAGAAATCGATGAGAGGAATCAAAGTCACAGAGACATGCGATTCTAAGGTAACTGACAACTGTGGATCAACACACATGCTAGTTGTAATTGAATGCTGAATTATACAATATAACTATTTGTGTGATAAAAAGTTGTGGTATGAGTAGAGTGACATACTTCATGTCTTTTTGTATCATACATATCTGTAGTATATTTCCATACTAACTAATAATATTTACATAATAAATGGATACAGTTGGCTGGCaccagagtctttgtgacttcacgtctcatagagtccattggacctggctgagtctgaagctggtcctgggtccttgcccctgcttcctgcatcctctGGCCTAgatctggcctccttcccaatggccctgcctccttctctgtgcctcctgcctcaaaggccgacCACTGTGGCTGGCCTCTTTCAAGATGCCTCTTGCAGTAGCACTGCTGAGGATTTTTCTATttgttgggagtttttcttgacCCGatctgaggtcctgggacagggatgtctaagtgtacagattgtaaagccctctgaggaaaatttgtaatttgtgatattgggctatacaaaataaactgaattgaattgaatatattagTGCAATTCTGATCTGAGACCATTTGTTTATTGATGCCATCTGATCTCAGTTAGTTTCTTATCTCAGTCTGTGTGCTTGGAACTGAAGAGAAACTGTATAATTTACAGTACACTTTGAAATATTTGGTATCTCACTGCTGTTGGCGTAGTTCTCCTGTCAAGAAACTTTGTTTCTTTGAATGGTCAGCAACtgagtaaaaaaacacacaatcatAACCGCTCTGAACAAACAAGAAACAAAACCCCTCCCCCAAAGACCTGTGTTGGTCCATTTCAGTACATCGAGTGAGACTCACGGAGACATATGTTGTCATTGAAGTATCCCAGGAAATGATCACAGTCTTCTCTCCGGCTGCCACTGGCCGAGCAGGAGCACCACGGGGCCACACTGGACGTTGAGTTGTCGACATAGTTGGGAGTTATTGTGCTTCCTGTGGAGGGAGCGCACCAGGCCTCAATCAGTATTAAATATTGATGTTCCTTTTGAGTTGGTGCACTGTAGTGCtttattgtctgaaactttaaTGGACACTGTATTTCCTATCTTGACCTGATGCACAAGATTAGTCATATTCTAGTTGTGTTCTCTCAGACTGGCTGTGCACTGAGTCGGGTGATACAAGAGAGAGATTCTGGCGAATACtccagttttctcttttttaggtCAGTCATAGTGTTgagatttctttttctttttctttggctGTTTTTCCCCTTCAACATAGTGAAGGTGTGATTGCAAGTGCTTTAATAAATACAAGACAGGAATGAAAAtgccaagtgtgtgtttgtgctgaagGGCATCATTTGAGGTTCTTAAAATGCATTAGGTTAGCTTCTCTCTCCAGTGTGAGGACAAGAAGTGGATGATCATTTTACggactgttataaaacaaataaaggcACCTCACATTGTGTAAAAAGCCTCTGTTTTTCTGTGTTGAGATTTGTTTATGCTTCTTTATCCGAAACCATGTTGAACCTTTGTCTTGGTTTCGAATTATAAATTTGATTTTATTCTCACACTCACTCTTAACCTGTTTATTTACAGTCTCTTTTGctagctttctctcattcctatGTATGGAAGCCTGTTTCCGCAACTGTCGAAAAAAATTAGGATCCTgttagtcataataatgagatagtatctcataataaaGTGATTTTATCTCATTAtctcgacttactatctcataataatgagatactatatCAGAAttttgacttactatctcattattatgagatagtatctcattattatgagatagtcagtcaaaataatgagatagtatctcattattaggagatagtatctcattattattactTACAGAATCCTAATTTTTTTCTCACAGTTggggaaacgggcttccatacgTTCCTGGCTCTATGTTGCGGCATAATTCTCCAACACGGCATACGGTGAGTGCATAACTTCCTTTaaatctctttcttcttccatcTGTTAATGacatttttccatttttcctttCTGTGCTTCCGGTGTATCGCCTCCCAGGTGTGCACCTACCTAAGAGCCCTGTGTAGGCGAGGAGACAGGCTCCATAGTTCCCTTGGTTGCAGCCATTGGTAGACGTTTTGGAGGGTTCACAGTCGTACTGGAACTGCGCCAGGCGAGACCTAGAAAAGCAACGGGCAGTCGTTACTTAGGACATGATAGCTCACTCTATTGTTTTATCTAAAAAGTTagttgattcttttttttttcttttttctgctcATTGGACTGAAATGTGAAAGTGATAGAAAGAGTAATATATTTCATCCACCAGACCTGCGATCATTAGTGAAGCCTTCTGAGTGTAATGgggctgtgaaaaataatggcCATGACCAGAGATAGCAATGAGCGATAACTCTGATCCATCTGGCTCTTTATCTGTGCTAAATATTTAATGTGTTATTGCAACTGGCTCTCTGGGGTGTTCTAACCAATGGTGGCAGAAAGCTTTAGGGTGAAACACTGGGCCATTTTGTTGATTGGTTGCCTGTTTATTTGGTTTCAAAGAGCCATAATACTGAACAGCACTGGTCCAaatatgtacagtgtgtatatTTAATACCTATGCTCATGGAGTACTTGAATACACTGGGAGTGGTTAAACAATGGCTTGGCTGATTTGggatactttaaaaaagaatgagTTCATTAAGCCAAACCAAACTGGGGATTACGATCATATTGCAGCAATATGTTAGAGTATCCTTAAGGGACCAAGTGGCTAAGTGAGAAATAACTTTAATATCTGTTACAGACACGAGAGAAAGACTGAAGTGAATGGGAGCCAATTAGAAGCTACCATTTCGCTCCCTTCTAACCTGCACACATAGTCCGCGTTGCAGATCCTCATCTGTGTAATGCAGTTGGGCTTTTCCACGCTTTCATAGGAGCAGCTGGGTACAATAGTCTGCCTCCGACGCTCTGCGCATGCTGTGTCCGTACAGGGGCAGAAGAGCAGCTCGTGCGTGTAATCGGCGGGGACGCGGTCGAAGAACCTGCGCAGAGCCTTGTTGCATTTATGCCGATTGCACAGGCCGGACTTGGCCGTGGGTTTGATGCAAGCTGAGACATATTCTGTGCGGAGCTTCTGGCACAAATCATCCACATTGCAAGCCTTGGCCGCATCCAGGCAGCGATTCACAGTTGTCATGCCAACATCGGAGTCTGTGGATAGAAGTAAGGTCAAAGACAAGCGTGGATATCAGTGGAAACATAAGACCAACAGAACAGATAACATGATGCGTTTATGTGAATAAGAGCGTATGTGACCTGTGGTATGTACTCAAGTTTGTTTATTCAACATGCTGAGATGCGTCTTTGTAAGATGTTCAAAAGTTGAGATCGGTAGTTTGGAAAGTAGAAAGTGGAAGTGTCTGTGAATGAACAATGGAGGCTCATTTCCTGAGGACCAGAATAACAAAATGAGTATTAGGAGAGGAGTGTGGTTTCTATTTCCAGGCTTTGAAAGCAAAACAATTTCTTAAAATGGAAATAAGGAAATAAGTATGCCCAAATGGGCTTCTTTGCATTATTCTAATGCTAGCACAAGAACCGGGGCCACGCCTCTCCATCTTTCTGATCAAACTTGTCATGATGGCTGCCGACTACAACTCTTAACCTGGTATGTGccggaagggggaggggctttaaCTCTTAATGAGAGAGTAAAACAAAAGCTGATTTCTCTAGAATTCAGGAAATGCCTAAACAAATCTGAGTATCTTTAAAGTCCGATCTAATGACAAGTGTGACTTGAGTCGAGTTAGTGTTGTGTGATCTGCAATGAAAACAACAAGACAACTTATTGCATCGGTGAATAAACCGGCTGACTTTGAGCTTCAGAGATGAGTCAACAGTTATTTTTTGCAGTTTTGTAACTTCTGCAGTTTTGTAACATTATTGTTCTGGTCGGATTAGTAGATGGATATATAGCCTACATATGCAAATACATCTTCTAAATGCAAGTCACTTTTTCATTCCTTATTTTCTTATAACCATGAACAAACAATTACCAAAACACTGAGATGTTTTTGTGGAATGTTTTCATTCTATGAGattgcattgtttttttttgccagaGGCTAAAAGAAAGAAGTCAAAACTTGaggatattttattattataagttaGTGGTTTAGAAAAGTGCCTGCATTAATATTCATGGTCAGTCATGCAAATGAATAAGGACGCCATCCCACAATATAGTTCTGGATGCTGGAATTGTGTTCATATGAATTATAATATTTGTGTAACTGTGTCTAAAAAAAACATAGGACCTCTATTTTCTTTGGGCATGCTTCCAAGGGAAATCCAGTTGAGTCATGTATTCGTGCTCGAACAGAACTTATTCAAAGGGTGACATTGTATAAAATTAGGTGAAACTTAATGAAGGTCAGTGAAGTTACCGGCTGTAATAGAGGCCAAGCGGACGTAGTCGTAATCCTTATGCACCGTCTCATAGGGATAACTCTCCACCAGGTTGAGCCCTGAAAGAATAATAGAAACATTGATGTTGTAACATCACAATTCATTTAAACTATATTAAACAATACATACCTCATATATCACACATATCTTTTTGATTTAACCCCTTGAGACTCCAGTCAACTAAATTATAATGTATACTTTCGGTGCAACGGATCGTTAAACTGTCAGATCGGATCACAGATCGAATCAGCACAAAAGATACTCTTAGAGATCCCTGATCACTTCTCTTTTTTGAGGCCAAGACTAATTGCAGATCATTGATGATTCATAATGGCAGACACGGATCCCTTTGTGGTTTGATTGGAGCAGCTGGTATGCAAAACTCCAGACAATTTCCTTTGTTAGCGATTCTACGACTCTGAAGTCAGTGTAAACCATAAACAACTCTAAATGTTATCCTTTTACGTTGTTGTAGTAATTTATACTTTTCAGAATTCAAATGACAAGGAAATAAAAGATTGTATGTTTGATTAAAACACATCTTGTCATTAGTCATTTTAATGATGTTTCATAAGCTGCGTAGAACAAGTGTTAAGAAGTAAAACAGGTCACAATTCATCTCCAGTATCTATTTATGTTGTTGTGAAAACATCTCCTTCAAACCACTGCATTTATTCAACACTATATCTTATGATAGCGTCATAATTTACCAATGCCTTACTCATTTTCACTGAACAGACTGAACGCGGAATAATGTAGCTGAACGTAATCTTCCTTCTCGTGCGGTGAATTTTCAATATGGACTGTTTGTTTACAGTGTTACATTATTGGATATCGACGATGTCCTGATCGCATATTTTACTGAATATTGTCCGTCAGTCAAACTTTATTTCACTGTGTTAAACTGTGTAATTAATCCTCAGTCAACAAGCGTACCGAACTGCGAGGGGAGGTCTGTACCGATCACGAATAGGTGGTCTGTTACACCTCCAATTTATACACAGATAAAAGTTTGCCTTTTATTCTCTTGTCATCTGTATTATTTAAACAACCTGTGGTTCTTCTGCTCATGAAtgacaatgaaataaaagttttgAATTGTGCACATAAAGACAAGTGCTAGTCAGTATGCACTGACCATGTATGATGGACTGATGAAGGCTCCAGTAGATGCTCAAGcagttcttctcctttttcatgCCCCGTTTACACTGGCAGCCATGCATGGGGCTGGACAGCAAGGCGGACACGGCATTGGCACACTGGCTCCTGGCACCGGGCCCCAGCTTCACGCTGCCGTTACCCGCCACACACTGACGCAAAGTCCGTAGGCGTGGGCTACAAGTTTCATCACTGGAGCACGAGTCTCCAGCCACCAAGCAGTCTCTGCCAGCCAGGATAACCTCTAACAGAGCTGTGAGAGAGACAACCAGAGCACAACAGATAGCAGAAAGATGAGCGGGGGGTTGAGATGGCAGTTGAGGTGTAAAGATGTGATGGAACAAAAGAATAGGAGGAGAAGTCTGCTGAAGTGTGACACAAATGTCAGGAGTAATAAAGGATTAGATTAAATCTGCTGGATGGCTTACAGTGTAGGTCTGAGATTGTGAGAACGCACAGGTGAGATTCTCCTGCCTGTGTCATTACAGCCAAGAGAACTGTTGCTTCAGAACTTGAGACGCATCATGCATCTTAAGTTTAGTGAAACTCTGAAAGGGAATCCAAAATACTATCTGTGATAAGACGTTCTGGTTTGTATCTCATGGTTTTAGTCACGGTAGCAGACTAGCTCTAGGGATGGCAATGTCAATCTCTTAGTTCcagacaacacacaacacatactgGATGGATTGCAATTACATTTCTTATTCAtcgtccccagaggatgaatccttgtGATTTTAGTGATCCCATGACTTTTTATGTAGTGCCATCAAGAGGTTGAGATTTATTGTTTTTCCATCAGGTTCCATCAGGTTTTAATGTGTCCAGTACTTTGGTTTATTACCAGATACCTGCAGAAATATAGACATTTTCATCAaatgtactttgtgtttagtgctaattTGAAAAATGAACAAGTTTAACCTTTAAGCTGATAAATGGTAATATTATATTGCTTTACAATATACCTCTCATAtaaccattcacacacactcgcactctgATGGTAGTGCGCTACCATGCTGGCCAACCGCCGTGGGAAATGTGGGTTTAGTGTCTTGTGGACAGGAGGCGCCGGAGACCGAACCACCAACCCCGTGGTAGACCAGTTCTACCTCCTGAGCCACGGCTGCCTGAACTAGCGGCTGGTAAAGTAGAATAAAGAACAGCCCTTCAAACTcattcaaatatattatttaaccaGATATTTTACAGTTAGAGGAGAAGAAAGTGACAGTTGAAAGATGGAGACAGGAAGGACTGCAGTGTTTCTCtttgcatttaaaaacacaacaacagactgttgtAGAAAGCAGATCAACTGATTTGTCGGTGGTGCAGTATTTCCTCACATTTATAGCATTATTCTTatcaaggtttttttttaaccttaacTTAATGAAAAAAGTTTTCGTATGAGATTTGTCATCAAAGTATCCTAACCCATGACTTCTATTAAATTGATAATAACTGGGCTCTAGTTTATTTCAATGATAACATGCTTCTTGACTATTGAATGCATTTCTGGAACTACTCTTGCTAACGTCTCGCAGCGATGCAACCTTGGGTTTTTAATGCCAGCTGAATATATACGTGAGTGGCAGACTTATACCGATGTGGAACCATGCTCTCATTGATTCTGACTGACTCACCTTGaatattgtgtgttgtgtacagaATGCAGAGAGAACGAGTGAAAGACTCATAGACCTATTCATCTGCTGCTGTGGTGAAAAGCCCAGTCCCATTTCATTGAGCTTGATCTCAGTGAGCCCACACAACAGCTGGTGAGATGGGAGCTGCTGATTTTTCTTGTGCATCGCTGGGCGTTATGGCAGGATAAATACTTTGGGTTATCATTTTGGATAAAGAGAAAAGTGAAACGTTAATTCATGTCTAGACTAACTGTACTGGTAGTTGTAGCATACCTTTTAGTAAAGTCATGGGAAAATACAAATGGAAATACATTATGACTGCATTATATGATGTTATAGCTCTTTGTTCTTATATTTAGCCCACAGCTGACACATGGAGGCATATCTGTATTGAATGAAAACATAATTAATTTGACAAAGTTCATTGGTTATTCCTGGAAAAAACTTAGAGACGGGATTCGGTGAAGAACTTGTTAGCTGGATCAACTTGCTGCACAGAGACCCAAGATCAAGAGTCAGAGTGAATGGTCACTGCTCAGAATTGTTTAAGGTGGAGAGGTGCGTGAGACAGGGGGATTCACTCTCACCCATCCTCTTTGTATTGTATCTGTATATTGAACCTCTAGCAGAAGCTATACGCCAAAATATACAAGTTCAGGGAATACTGGACGAAAGTGGAACAGACCGTAGCTGTGTTTGCAGATGACATTTTGCTTTTTATAAAAGAACCTCTTCTCTCCATTCCTGCACTTGTGCAATTTCTGCACAAATACGGCTCAGTATCAGGGTATACAATTAGAGAAAACAAGGTCAGAGGTGATGATGATATCGGGAATCTGGTCCACACAGTAGAATGAGGATGTTTCCTTTCACTGGTCTAAACAAGGATTTCGATATTTGCGAATTCATATTACACCTAGTTTCACATAGCTGTTTGATACCAATTACAATAAATtaatcaaacaaatacaaaattggCATGACACATTGGCAAATCCTTCATCTCTCATTGTTTGGTAGAGCGGAGACGGTCATCAAGGAAAGGTGGGAATTGGaattaaatgtttttgaagATGCAACATGGGAAGATCTGTGCAACAAATCTCATAAAGGAATCAATAGCCAATTATGGAAAGAATTTGATTGGAAATTAAAAAtctttattatatatgatatgtgATATTTTAATACACCTCTTGTCATCTCTTCATATGTGAAGGATCCTTCAGCTCTATTATgttggagaaaatgtggaaaaataggAGATCACGTGCATATCTTTTGGGACTGTCCAGTATCAAAAAAGAAATCGATAACATAATTGAAGTGGAGGTACCCTCAGATCCATTAATATTTGTACTGTGGTCTATACCAAAAGATTTAGGGGGCACCGATCTGAGTTGTATTTTGCGTATACTTTAAATGATTGCCAGAAAAATTATAACTCTGAAATGGAAGGATGAAAAACCACCAACtgcaaaactacaaatgacattagaTATCTAAGTAAGAAGATGGACTTGCTTGACATCATAACAAGGGTTGACATTGGATCTAGATGCTACAACTGAGGGGTTGAGGCTGTACTCGTAGAGTGCCACTGCTAAACAAAGATGTatgaatgtctgttgttgatttttttaattagaattttttttgtttaatgtcttttatttgtctttagTTATTTGATTTTGTATTTACTGTAATGCTTATCGTTTGGTTGTATTTAGTTTGACTGTTcggtccttccctctctcctcgttgGGCCCTCCTCTTGGAGTGTAGATGTAGTATAAACacgtgggaggggatgggtgggaatgttctgtgggtgtatatgtggatataagataatccttttttAGTcgcacagtggggacatttttaggatcacagcagcgggtgcacattagagcattaataaaaataaaagataacaataaaacacaacacaaaacataatactaaatactaaatactaaaatactaactatacagaggaaactaaatatatacacaaggcagtgaccaaagtgaatttccagaaGGTTAAAGTGTCcgggaaaataaagtgctgagtgtatGGAtggttatgtgtgtatatgtggatatggatggctgtgtgtagttgtatatgtggatatggatggttgtgtgtagttgtatatgtggatatggacggttgtgtgtagttgtatatgtggatatggacggttgtgtgtagttgtatatgtggatatggatggttgtgtgtagttgtatatgtggatatggatggctgtgtgtagttgtatatgtggatatggatggttgtgtgtagttgtatatgtggatatggatggttgtgtgtagttgtatatggatggttgtgtgtatatgtggatatggatggttgtgtgtatatgtggatatggatggttgtgtgtatatgtggatatggatggttgtgtgtatatgtggatatggatggttgtgtgtagttgtatatggatggttgtgtgtatatgtggatatggatggttgtgtgtatatgtggatatggatggctgtgtgtagttgtggatatggatggttgtgtgtatatgtggatatggatgattgtgtgtgtggatggctgtgtgtatgtggatatggatgattgtgtgtatgtggatatggatggctgtgtgtatatgtggatatggatggttgtgtgtatatgtggatatggatggttgtgtgtatatgtggatatggatggttgtgtgtatatgtggatatggatggttgtgtgtatatgtggatatggatggttgtgtgtatatggatATGGAtggctgtgtgtatatatggatggttgtgtgtatatgtggatatggatggttgtgtgtatatgtggatatggatggttgtgtgtatatgtgatatggatggttgtgtgtatatgtgtatatggatagttgtgtgtatatgtggatatggatggttgtgtgtatatgtggatatggatggttgtgtgtatatgtggatatggatggttgtgtgtatatgtggatatggatggttgtgtgtagttgtatatggatggttgtgtgtatatgtggatatggatggttgtgtgtatatgtggatatggatggttgtgtgtatatgtgatatggatggttgtgtgtatatgtggatatggatggatgtgtgtatgtggatatggatggttgtgtgtatgtggataaggatgtgtgtgtatgtggatatggat encodes the following:
- the gfra4b gene encoding GDNF family receptor alpha-4, whose product is MDLWGVYLFHLVTLALLEVILAGRDCLVAGDSCSSDETCSPRLRTLRQCVAGNGSVKLGPGARSQCANAVSALLSSPMHGCQCKRGMKKEKNCLSIYWSLHQSIIHGLNLVESYPYETVHKDYDYVRLASITADSDVGMTTVNRCLDAAKACNVDDLCQKLRTEYVSACIKPTAKSGLCNRHKCNKALRRFFDRVPADYTHELLFCPCTDTACAERRRQTIVPSCSYESVEKPNCITQMRICNADYVCRSRLAQFQYDCEPSKTSTNGCNQGNYGACLLAYTGLLGSTITPNYVDNSTSSVAPWCSCSASGSRREDCDHFLGYFNDNICLRNALMAFGSESDQQPTVSQSSSPGPGHSSRENRSTASPPDTIETMKNILDTIIPTQALGNELLVGQSTLSSNSLSNSASAPSLLLQAAFSLLLLLLHLLNNGH